The following coding sequences are from one Bacteroidia bacterium window:
- a CDS encoding TonB-dependent receptor, whose protein sequence is MIRKLYATLAVFFVGTTLVLAQTGEMKVKVVDKTTKQGIPFAAVVVENGGAQVGSGQTDFDGIADIKPLPPGKYDVKIQVLGYNPLQISGIFVNADRISEVPAAMDNGNGVQLKTFTKVEYKVPIIDKDVKTGGTIDAQDYTHMASKDLGSVASTVPGIYQQDEGTNISVRGARATGNADADEESTTAIFIDGQRVRGSSSIPQSDIEQISVITGGIPAQYGDVTGGVINVTTKGPQSTYFGGVEAVSSQLTDSYGYNLFDFSFGGPLIMKKDTTTHTKRSVLGFIISGQAEHDIDPSPSAVGAYQVNSDVLSQLQANPISPAANGAGFVRNAEYVTMNDLTHIKARQNVGSTEFIVNAKLDYAPSKNITLTLGGSEDYNKYNAFVYDYALFNPTHNPLFTNNTWRVFGRLTQRFADTQSKDEKSTSNIRNAYYSIEAGYTNYHSIQEDATQGSNLFDYGYVGQFHQYKSRTYQFQNGTPGHAAGYYQSAFSDSLLTFTPSNINAQGAAYTSDFYKYTGAQNVTTGAQVEQGLGMLNGDRPSNIYSLWYNTGRQYNGYTVIDNNQFRVVTDFSANIKNHAIQVGFEYEQRTDRYFSVNPIGLWTLMRQLANLHLTQLDTAHPIVASSGTYNYYEYNRLYDGSTQTRFDKSLRQELGIAQNSTQWLDIDSYNPSMYSLNMFSASDLLNSGGSYVNYYGYNYDGSAQTGNPTLGDYFNKVDSRGDLSREVAPFRPIYVAGYIQDHFDFKDLKFNVGVRIDRYDANQQVLSDPYLLYPAKTAAEVTNLGAIPANIGSNYVVYVNDVNNPTQIVGFRNGSTWYDSQGNQLQDPTVLALATSTGKIAPYLENPNNQVLTTAAFQSYTPQINVMPRLAFSFPISDVADFFAHYDVLTQRPTAGSAAGAVNRLDPFSYEYLQQLQAGSVINNPNLLPERTTDYELGFRQALNESKNSAITISAFYREIRDLIQVQGVVDAYPTTYNTYGNVDFGTVKGLTIAYDLRRTNNIRLTASYTLQFADGTGSNASEQINLVSAGLPNLRTIIPLDYDQRNQFVTNIDYRFPSGSDYNGPTLTTHKGKDGQKTLQLLANMGANLVFRLGSGTPYTRQFNITQGDVNTQNVAIGVAQQSVIEGNPNGSNLPWQFRADLKVDKDIPLTFGKKKEGEDSRKKADLDIYVQVLNLFNTQNVLAVYRATGNPGDDGFLSSAQGQQLIATQTSPQSFTDLYGVKVNDPSNYSLPRRIRIGVALDF, encoded by the coding sequence ATGATACGTAAACTCTACGCTACGTTAGCTGTTTTTTTTGTCGGAACAACATTAGTGTTGGCTCAAACCGGCGAGATGAAAGTGAAAGTTGTTGATAAAACAACGAAACAGGGCATTCCTTTTGCTGCTGTGGTGGTTGAAAATGGAGGCGCGCAAGTTGGAAGCGGGCAAACTGATTTTGACGGTATTGCCGATATTAAACCACTCCCTCCTGGGAAATATGATGTAAAAATTCAAGTGCTTGGATACAACCCATTGCAAATATCTGGTATTTTTGTAAATGCAGATAGAATATCGGAGGTACCTGCAGCGATGGACAATGGAAACGGCGTTCAGTTAAAAACGTTTACGAAAGTAGAATATAAAGTTCCTATTATTGATAAAGATGTGAAAACTGGAGGAACCATTGATGCGCAAGATTATACGCACATGGCATCCAAAGATTTGGGATCTGTGGCATCCACGGTTCCGGGTATTTATCAGCAAGATGAAGGAACAAATATCAGTGTTAGAGGAGCGCGTGCTACTGGTAATGCAGATGCTGACGAAGAAAGTACAACGGCTATTTTTATTGATGGACAAAGAGTAAGAGGTTCCAGCAGCATTCCGCAAAGCGATATTGAGCAAATTTCCGTTATTACGGGAGGTATTCCTGCACAATACGGAGATGTAACGGGTGGTGTTATTAACGTTACGACAAAAGGACCACAAAGCACTTACTTTGGTGGCGTGGAAGCAGTTTCGTCTCAATTAACAGATTCTTACGGATACAATTTATTTGACTTTAGTTTTGGTGGTCCGCTTATCATGAAAAAAGATACCACGACCCACACAAAAAGATCGGTACTCGGATTTATTATTTCTGGTCAAGCAGAACACGATATTGATCCAAGTCCATCTGCTGTTGGAGCTTATCAAGTAAACAGCGATGTATTATCGCAATTGCAAGCCAATCCTATTTCTCCAGCAGCTAATGGCGCTGGTTTTGTGAGAAATGCGGAGTATGTTACTATGAATGATTTAACACATATCAAAGCGCGCCAAAATGTAGGTTCTACGGAGTTTATCGTAAATGCAAAGTTGGATTATGCACCTTCTAAAAACATTACATTAACATTAGGCGGTTCTGAGGATTACAATAAATACAATGCTTTTGTTTACGATTATGCTTTGTTTAATCCAACACACAATCCTTTATTCACCAATAATACTTGGAGAGTTTTTGGCAGATTAACACAACGTTTCGCCGACACACAATCTAAAGATGAAAAATCAACGTCGAATATCCGAAATGCTTATTATAGTATAGAAGCTGGATACACCAATTATCACAGTATTCAAGAAGATGCGACACAAGGTTCTAATTTATTCGATTATGGATACGTTGGTCAGTTTCATCAATATAAATCCAGAACATATCAATTTCAAAATGGAACACCGGGACATGCCGCAGGGTATTATCAATCTGCTTTCTCGGATTCCTTACTTACCTTTACTCCTTCCAATATCAACGCTCAAGGAGCCGCTTACACGAGCGATTTTTACAAATACACAGGTGCACAAAACGTAACTACTGGTGCACAAGTAGAACAAGGCTTGGGGATGTTGAATGGAGATCGCCCTTCTAATATTTATTCGTTATGGTACAATACTGGTCGCCAATACAATGGATATACTGTTATAGATAACAATCAGTTTAGAGTAGTAACGGATTTTTCTGCGAATATTAAAAACCATGCGATTCAAGTAGGTTTTGAATACGAACAAAGAACAGACCGTTATTTTAGTGTGAATCCAATCGGTTTATGGACTTTGATGCGTCAATTGGCGAATTTACATTTAACTCAATTAGACACAGCGCATCCTATAGTAGCAAGTTCTGGTACTTACAATTATTATGAATACAACCGTTTGTACGACGGAAGTACACAAACGCGTTTTGATAAAAGCTTGAGACAAGAACTTGGGATAGCCCAAAACAGCACACAATGGTTGGACATTGATTCCTATAACCCAAGTATGTATTCTTTAAACATGTTTAGTGCAAGTGATTTACTAAACAGCGGAGGCTCTTACGTTAATTATTATGGTTATAATTATGATGGAAGTGCGCAAACAGGCAACCCAACTTTAGGTGATTATTTTAATAAGGTAGATTCGAGAGGTGATTTGTCCAGAGAGGTAGCCCCTTTCCGTCCAATTTATGTGGCAGGATATATTCAAGATCATTTCGATTTTAAAGATTTAAAATTTAACGTGGGTGTTCGTATCGACCGTTACGATGCTAATCAACAAGTGCTAAGCGATCCTTATTTGTTGTATCCTGCTAAAACAGCCGCAGAGGTAACTAATTTAGGTGCCATTCCTGCTAACATCGGTTCCAATTATGTAGTGTATGTGAACGATGTCAACAATCCAACTCAAATAGTAGGATTCAGAAATGGAAGTACTTGGTATGATTCACAAGGTAATCAATTACAAGATCCTACGGTATTGGCTTTGGCAACATCTACCGGAAAAATAGCTCCATATTTGGAAAACCCAAACAACCAGGTTTTAACAACGGCTGCTTTCCAAAGCTATACGCCACAAATAAATGTGATGCCACGTTTGGCTTTTTCTTTTCCTATTTCGGATGTAGCTGACTTTTTTGCACATTATGATGTATTGACGCAACGCCCTACTGCAGGTTCGGCAGCGGGTGCAGTAAATCGGTTGGACCCATTCAGTTATGAGTATTTACAGCAATTACAAGCTGGTTCAGTTATCAACAACCCGAATTTATTACCAGAAAGAACTACCGATTATGAATTGGGTTTCAGACAAGCGTTGAATGAAAGTAAAAATTCAGCAATTACTATTTCTGCATTTTATCGGGAAATTAGAGATTTGATTCAAGTACAAGGAGTGGTAGATGCTTATCCAACTACTTATAACACCTATGGAAACGTAGATTTTGGAACCGTAAAAGGATTAACCATTGCTTATGATTTAAGAAGAACAAATAATATTCGTTTAACTGCGAGTTATACTTTACAATTTGCAGATGGAACAGGTTCTAATGCGTCAGAGCAGATTAATTTAGTGAGTGCTGGCTTACCTAACCTTAGAACAATTATTCCATTGGATTATGACCAACGGAATCAATTTGTAACAAATATTGATTATCGTTTTCCTTCTGGTTCCGATTACAATGGTCCTACTTTAACCACACACAAAGGGAAAGACGGACAAAAAACATTGCAATTGTTGGCAAATATGGGAGCTAATTTAGTATTCCGTCTTGGTTCGGGAACACCTTATACCAGACAGTTCAATATTACACAAGGAGATGTGAATACACAAAATGTGGCAATTGGAGTTGCTCAACAATCCGTTATCGAAGGAAATCCAAATGGATCGAATTTGCCATGGCAATTTAGAGCAGATTTAAAAGTGGATAAAGATATTCCTTTAACTTTCGGTAAGAAAAAAGAAGGAGAAGATAGTCGCAAAAAAGCAGATTTGGATATTTATGTTCAAGTGCTGAATTTATTTAACACACAAAATGTATTAGCTGTTTATAGAGCTACTGGAAATCCAGGAGATGATGGCTTTTTAAGTTCAGCTCAAGGACAACAATTGATTGCGACACAAACAAGCCCTCAATCTTTTACCGATTTGTATGGAGTGAAAGTGAATGATCCAAGCAATTACAGTTTACCGAGAAGAATACGTATAGGAGTAGCTTTGGATTTTTAA
- a CDS encoding SET domain-containing protein: MIHPHTEVRFISDEIGYGVVATQLIPKGTITWALDKFDRIFSPKEMEEMEEPYHTILDVYSYRNNKGHFILCWDNSRFVNHSFNSSCISTAYEFEIAVRDILPGEQLTDDYGYLNVSEPFDCVPEKGCTRTRVMPDDILNNHKIWDEKLISAFQNFLNVEQPLANLLDKETLQKAHSIAKGETKMDSILTCHYYGNGVEKHSK, from the coding sequence ATGATACACCCTCATACAGAAGTTCGTTTTATTAGTGATGAAATTGGTTACGGAGTGGTAGCCACTCAACTCATTCCAAAAGGCACAATTACGTGGGCTTTAGATAAGTTTGATCGTATTTTCTCTCCAAAAGAAATGGAGGAAATGGAGGAACCTTATCACACTATTTTGGACGTTTATAGTTATCGAAACAATAAAGGACATTTTATTTTGTGTTGGGATAATTCCAGATTTGTCAATCATAGCTTCAATTCCAGCTGCATTAGCACGGCGTACGAATTTGAAATTGCGGTGCGCGATATTTTACCAGGAGAACAATTGACGGACGATTACGGTTATTTGAATGTGTCGGAACCCTTTGATTGCGTTCCTGAAAAAGGCTGCACGCGCACGCGTGTAATGCCCGATGATATTTTAAATAATCATAAAATTTGGGATGAAAAATTAATTTCTGCCTTCCAAAATTTTTTAAATGTGGAGCAACCTTTGGCTAACTTATTGGACAAAGAAACGCTTCAAAAAGCGCATTCCATCGCGAAAGGCGAAACAAAAATGGATTCTATTTTAACGTGCCATTACTACGGAAACGGAGTAGAAAAACACAGCAAATAA